One Oharaeibacter diazotrophicus DNA segment encodes these proteins:
- a CDS encoding FkbM family methyltransferase, protein MTTAAADTIRYDRRTGRLAGATAVERAGIALLGAITRVVPFPRVPGLTPLTRLIARLFPSRRDVVVTLGDGDLFSFPYGDPYWSVLLMPHMDYEEEIAAFLKLARGVDYTFLDCGANYGYWSVQVTSTAYGSHPAVAVELSTPSAERARLNAALNGGRFEVLRKAVAARSGEAVTVYGGDRHEQRSIVAEAAGGTVLEAATTVAVSDLPVPPAGAVVLKLDVEGAECAALEGAGALMDRDLIVLYEDHGNDPHHTVSRAFREVFGLRLFTWVSDTTFREIGDLAELSVIKTVRRVGYDFFATRSPFWIERLTGAGATA, encoded by the coding sequence ATGACCACCGCCGCGGCCGACACCATCCGCTACGATCGCCGCACCGGCCGTCTGGCCGGCGCGACCGCGGTCGAGCGGGCCGGGATCGCGCTTCTCGGCGCGATCACCCGGGTGGTGCCGTTTCCGCGCGTGCCGGGGCTGACGCCGCTGACCCGCCTGATCGCCCGGCTGTTCCCGAGCCGGCGCGACGTGGTGGTGACGCTCGGCGACGGCGACCTGTTCTCGTTTCCCTACGGCGATCCCTACTGGTCCGTGCTGTTGATGCCGCACATGGACTACGAGGAGGAGATCGCCGCCTTCCTGAAGCTCGCCCGCGGGGTCGACTACACCTTCCTCGATTGCGGTGCGAACTACGGCTACTGGTCGGTCCAGGTGACGTCGACGGCCTACGGGTCCCATCCGGCCGTCGCCGTCGAGCTGTCGACGCCGTCGGCCGAGCGGGCCCGGCTGAACGCCGCGCTCAACGGCGGCCGGTTCGAGGTGCTGCGCAAGGCCGTGGCGGCCCGCTCCGGCGAAGCCGTCACCGTCTACGGCGGCGACCGTCACGAGCAGCGCTCGATCGTCGCCGAGGCGGCGGGCGGCACCGTGCTCGAGGCGGCGACGACGGTGGCCGTGTCCGACCTGCCGGTCCCGCCCGCGGGCGCGGTGGTGCTGAAGCTCGACGTCGAGGGCGCCGAGTGCGCCGCGCTCGAGGGCGCCGGCGCGCTGATGGATCGCGACCTGATCGTGCTCTACGAGGACCACGGCAACGATCCGCACCACACGGTGAGTCGGGCGTTCCGCGAGGTGTTCGGCCTCCGGCTGTTCACTTGGGTCTCGGACACGACGTTCCGCGAGATCGGCGACCTCGCCGAGCTCTCGGTCATCAAGACGGTACGACGGGTCGGATACGACTTCTTCGCCACGCGCTCGCCGTTCTGGATCGAACGGCTCACCGGCGCGGGCGCGACGGCTTGA
- a CDS encoding four helix bundle protein, producing MSSEPEIRSYRDLKVWKDAMDLAVNSYEATRGFPREEIFGLVSQIRRAAASVPANVAEGYGRDNVGNYVHHLRIAQGSLKEFETHVILAGRVELLKEDVVMKLLDSADRIGRMLRGLIRSLQPGGDK from the coding sequence ATGTCGAGTGAACCGGAGATACGGTCCTACCGGGACCTGAAGGTTTGGAAGGACGCGATGGATCTTGCGGTGAACAGCTACGAAGCGACGCGCGGGTTTCCCCGCGAAGAGATCTTCGGGCTCGTTTCACAGATCCGTCGTGCCGCCGCCTCGGTGCCGGCGAATGTCGCGGAAGGCTACGGACGCGACAATGTCGGGAACTACGTGCACCACCTGCGGATAGCGCAGGGCTCGCTCAAGGAGTTCGAGACGCACGTGATCCTGGCGGGCAGGGTCGAGCTCCTTAAGGAAGACGTGGTCATGAAGCTGTTGGACAGCGCGGATCGGATCGGGCGCATGTTGCGCGGCCTCATCCGGTCCCTGCAGCCGGGCGGAGACAAGTGA
- a CDS encoding NuoB/complex I 20 kDa subunit family protein, with protein MGLTANSTLVSPPAKGLVDPSTGKPIGANDPFFTEVNAELADKGFLVTATDDLINWARTGSLMWMTFGLACCAVEMMQLSMPRYDVERFGFAPRASPRQSDVMIVAGTLTNKMAPALRKVYDQMPAPRYVISMGSCANGGGYYHYSYSVVRGCDRVVPVDIYVPGCPPTAEALLYGVLLLQKKIRRTGTIER; from the coding sequence ATGGGACTGACCGCGAACTCCACGCTGGTCTCGCCCCCGGCCAAGGGCCTCGTCGATCCGTCGACCGGCAAGCCGATCGGTGCGAACGACCCGTTCTTCACGGAAGTCAACGCCGAGCTCGCCGACAAGGGCTTCCTCGTCACCGCGACCGACGATCTCATCAACTGGGCCCGCACCGGCTCGTTGATGTGGATGACCTTCGGCCTCGCCTGCTGCGCCGTCGAGATGATGCAGCTGTCGATGCCGCGCTACGACGTCGAGCGCTTCGGCTTCGCGCCGCGCGCCTCGCCGCGGCAGTCGGACGTGATGATCGTCGCCGGCACGTTGACCAACAAGATGGCCCCGGCCCTGCGCAAGGTCTACGACCAGATGCCGGCGCCGCGCTACGTCATCTCGATGGGCTCCTGCGCCAACGGCGGCGGCTACTACCACTACAGCTATTCCGTGGTGCGCGGCTGCGACCGAGTGGTGCCGGTGGACATCTACGTCCCCGGCTGCCCGCCGACCGCCGAGGCGCTGCTCTACGGCGTGCTGCTCCTGCAGAAGAAGATCCGCCGCACCGGCACGATCGAGCGCTGA
- the nuoG gene encoding NADH-quinone oxidoreductase subunit NuoG — translation MAKLIVDGTEIEVAPDATLLQACEQAGAEVPRFCFHERLSIAGNCRMCLVEVKGGPPKPTASCAMQVKDLRPGPNGEPPVVLTKSPMVKKAREGVMEFLLINHPLDCPICDQGGECDLQDQAMAYGVDSSRYVENKRAVEDKYIGPLVKTIMTRCIHCTRCVRFTTEVAGITELGLIGRGEDAEITTYLERAMSSELQGNVIDLCPVGALTSKPYAYQARPWELAKTESVDVMDALGSAIRVDSRGREVMRILPRLNEEVNEEWISDKTRFVWDGLKTQRLDRPYVRENGRLRPASWTEAFAAIKAKVAATAPNRIGAIAGDLASVEEIYALKGLMAALGSPNVDGRQDGTVLDGSLGRGAYLFNPGVAGIEAADAILLVGTDPRHEAPVLNARIRKRWRAGGCPVYAIGGKRDLTYPVTWIGTGPEALTGLDGAVRDVLAAAKRPLIVVGQGAIARPDGLAVLSAAAKLAVDVGAVSDEWNGFAVLHTAASRVGALDLGFTPGAGGLDVRGMQGGAVDVLFLLGADEIAMGNYVGSFVVYVGTHGDSGAHRADVILPGAAYTEKSGTYVNTEGRVQVGARATFPPGEAREDWAVLRALSDVLGKRLPFDSLAQLRARLYADHPHFAAVDVLPPSDTASVVGLAAIGGTVGTAPFASTITDFYLTNPIARASAVMAECSALAAGAVKAAAE, via the coding sequence ATGGCAAAGCTCATCGTCGACGGAACCGAGATCGAAGTCGCGCCGGATGCGACGCTGCTGCAGGCCTGCGAGCAGGCCGGCGCGGAGGTTCCGCGCTTCTGCTTCCACGAACGGCTGTCGATCGCCGGCAACTGCCGCATGTGCCTCGTCGAGGTGAAGGGCGGCCCGCCCAAGCCGACGGCGTCCTGCGCCATGCAGGTCAAGGACCTCCGGCCCGGCCCGAACGGCGAGCCGCCCGTCGTGCTGACCAAGTCGCCGATGGTCAAGAAGGCCCGCGAGGGCGTGATGGAGTTCCTGCTGATCAACCATCCGCTCGACTGCCCGATCTGCGACCAGGGCGGCGAGTGCGACCTGCAGGACCAGGCGATGGCCTACGGCGTCGACAGTTCGCGCTACGTCGAGAACAAGCGCGCCGTCGAGGACAAGTACATCGGGCCGTTGGTCAAGACGATCATGACGCGGTGCATCCACTGCACCCGCTGCGTGCGCTTCACCACCGAGGTGGCGGGGATCACCGAGCTCGGCCTGATCGGCCGCGGCGAGGACGCCGAGATCACCACCTATCTCGAGCGGGCGATGTCGTCCGAGCTGCAGGGCAATGTCATCGACCTCTGCCCGGTCGGCGCGCTGACCTCCAAGCCCTACGCCTATCAGGCCCGCCCCTGGGAACTCGCCAAGACCGAGTCGGTCGACGTGATGGACGCCCTCGGCTCGGCGATCCGCGTCGACAGCCGCGGCCGCGAGGTCATGCGCATCCTCCCCCGCCTCAACGAGGAGGTGAACGAGGAGTGGATCTCGGACAAGACGCGCTTCGTCTGGGACGGCCTCAAGACCCAGCGGCTCGACCGCCCCTACGTCCGTGAGAACGGCCGCCTGCGCCCGGCGTCCTGGACCGAGGCCTTCGCCGCGATCAAGGCCAAGGTGGCGGCGACCGCGCCGAACCGGATCGGCGCCATCGCCGGCGACCTCGCCTCGGTCGAGGAGATCTACGCGCTGAAGGGCCTGATGGCCGCGCTCGGCTCTCCGAACGTCGACGGTCGCCAGGACGGCACGGTGCTCGACGGCTCGCTCGGCCGCGGCGCCTACCTGTTCAACCCCGGCGTCGCCGGCATCGAGGCGGCCGACGCCATCCTCTTGGTCGGCACCGACCCGCGCCACGAGGCGCCGGTGCTCAACGCCCGCATCCGCAAGCGCTGGCGCGCCGGCGGCTGCCCGGTCTACGCGATCGGCGGCAAGCGCGACCTGACCTATCCCGTCACCTGGATCGGCACCGGCCCGGAGGCCCTGACCGGCCTCGACGGCGCGGTGCGCGACGTGCTCGCCGCCGCCAAGCGTCCGCTGATCGTGGTCGGCCAGGGTGCGATCGCGCGGCCGGACGGTCTCGCCGTGCTGTCGGCCGCGGCCAAGCTGGCGGTCGACGTCGGCGCCGTCTCGGACGAGTGGAACGGTTTCGCCGTGCTGCACACCGCGGCCTCGCGGGTCGGCGCGCTCGACCTCGGCTTCACGCCGGGTGCCGGCGGGCTCGACGTCCGCGGCATGCAGGGCGGGGCGGTCGACGTGCTGTTCCTGCTCGGCGCCGACGAGATCGCCATGGGCAACTACGTCGGCAGCTTCGTCGTCTACGTCGGCACCCACGGCGACAGCGGCGCTCACCGCGCCGACGTGATCCTGCCGGGGGCGGCCTACACCGAGAAGTCCGGCACCTACGTCAACACCGAGGGTCGCGTGCAGGTCGGCGCCCGCGCCACCTTCCCGCCGGGCGAGGCCCGCGAGGACTGGGCGGTGCTGCGTGCGCTGTCCGACGTGCTCGGCAAACGCCTGCCGTTCGACAGTCTGGCGCAGCTGCGCGCCCGGCTCTACGCCGACCATCCGCATTTCGCGGCGGTCGACGTGCTGCCGCCGTCCGACACGGCCTCCGTGGTCGGTCTCGCCGCCATCGGCGGCACGGTCGGCACCGCGCCGTTCGCGAGCACCATCACGGACTTCTACCTGACCAATCCGATCGCGCGGGCGTCCGCCGTGATGGCCGAGTGCTCCGCGCTCGCCGCCGGCGCCGTCAAGGCCGCGGCCGAGTGA
- a CDS encoding NADH-quinone oxidoreductase subunit D gives MSEAEVRNFNINFGPQHPAAHGVLRLVLELDGEVVERVDPHIGLLHRGTEKLIEVKTYLQAVPYFDRLDYVAPMNQEHAFCLAVERLAGIPVPRRAQLIRVLYSEIGRILSHLLNVTTQAMDVGALTPPLWGFEEREKLMVFYERASGSRMHAAYFRPGGVHQDLPDQLVEDIWDWCDPFLQTVQDLDDLLSENRIFKQRNVDIGVVTLDECWKWGFSGVMVRGSGAPWDLRKSQPYECYAEMEFDIPVGKNGDCYDRYHIRMEEMRQSVRIMKQCIEKLRVERGPVLTTDGKYAPPRRGEMKRSMEALIHHFKLYTEGFHVPAGDIYAAVEAPKGEFGVYLVSDGTNKPYRCKIRAPGFAHLQAMDYICRGHQLADVSAVLGSLDIVFGEVDR, from the coding sequence ATGTCTGAAGCCGAAGTCCGCAACTTCAACATCAACTTCGGGCCGCAGCACCCTGCGGCTCACGGCGTGTTGCGCCTCGTGCTGGAGCTCGACGGCGAGGTGGTAGAGCGCGTCGATCCGCACATCGGACTGCTGCACCGCGGCACCGAGAAGCTGATCGAGGTCAAGACCTATCTCCAGGCCGTGCCCTATTTCGACCGGCTCGACTACGTCGCGCCGATGAACCAGGAGCACGCCTTCTGCCTCGCGGTCGAGCGCCTCGCCGGCATTCCGGTGCCGCGGCGGGCCCAGCTGATCCGCGTGCTCTATTCCGAGATCGGCCGCATCCTCTCGCACCTCCTCAACGTGACGACCCAGGCGATGGACGTCGGCGCGCTGACCCCGCCGCTGTGGGGCTTCGAGGAGCGCGAGAAGCTGATGGTGTTCTACGAGCGCGCGAGCGGAAGCCGCATGCACGCGGCCTACTTCCGTCCGGGCGGCGTGCACCAGGACCTGCCGGACCAGCTGGTCGAGGACATCTGGGATTGGTGCGACCCGTTCCTGCAGACCGTGCAGGATCTCGACGACCTCCTGTCCGAGAACCGCATCTTCAAGCAGCGCAACGTCGACATCGGCGTCGTCACGCTCGACGAGTGCTGGAAGTGGGGCTTTTCGGGCGTGATGGTGCGCGGCTCCGGCGCGCCGTGGGACCTGCGCAAGTCGCAGCCCTACGAGTGCTACGCCGAGATGGAGTTCGACATCCCCGTCGGCAAGAACGGCGACTGCTACGACCGCTACCACATCCGTATGGAAGAGATGCGGCAGTCGGTGCGCATCATGAAGCAGTGCATCGAGAAGCTGCGCGTCGAGCGCGGACCGGTGCTCACCACCGACGGCAAGTACGCGCCGCCGCGCCGTGGCGAGATGAAGCGTTCGATGGAAGCGCTCATCCATCACTTCAAGCTCTACACCGAGGGCTTCCACGTGCCGGCCGGCGACATCTACGCCGCCGTCGAGGCGCCGAAGGGCGAGTTCGGCGTCTATCTGGTGTCGGACGGCACCAACAAGCCCTACCGCTGCAAGATCCGCGCGCCCGGTTTCGCCCATCTCCAGGCGATGGACTACATCTGCCGCGGCCACCAGCTCGCCGACGTCTCGGCGGTGCTCGGCTCGCTCGACATCGTGTTCGGCGAGGTCGACCGCTGA
- the nuoF gene encoding NADH-quinone oxidoreductase subunit NuoF, whose translation MLADKDRIFTNIYGRHDWGLQGALKRGQWDGTKDILLKGRDWIVNEMKASGLRGRGGAGFPTGLKWSFMPKQSDGRPHYLVVNADESEPGTCKDREILRHDPHHLVEGCLIAGFAMGAHAAYIYVRGEFIRERERLQAAIDQAYDAGYLGKNACGSGWDMDVYVHHGAGAYICGEETALLESLEGKKGQPRLKPPFPANVGLYGCPTTVNNVESIAVAPTILRRGAAWFSALGRPNNVGTKLFCVSGHVNKPATFEEELGIPFREMIDRYCGGIRGGWDNLLAVIPGGSSVPCVTAENIVDAPMDFDSLRNLGSGLGTAAVIVMDKSTDIVKAIARLSHFYKHESCGQCTPCREGTGWMWRVMERMAVGNATKREIDMLFQVTKQVEGHTICALGDAAAWPIQGLIKNFRPVMEARIDAYAKAHAVAAE comes from the coding sequence ATGCTTGCTGACAAGGACCGCATCTTCACGAACATCTACGGCCGCCACGACTGGGGGCTGCAGGGTGCGTTGAAACGCGGCCAGTGGGACGGCACGAAGGACATCCTCCTCAAGGGCCGCGACTGGATCGTCAACGAGATGAAGGCGTCGGGCCTGCGCGGCCGCGGCGGCGCCGGCTTCCCGACCGGCCTGAAGTGGTCCTTCATGCCGAAGCAGTCGGACGGCCGGCCGCACTACCTCGTGGTCAACGCCGACGAGTCCGAGCCCGGCACCTGCAAGGACCGCGAGATCCTGCGCCACGACCCGCACCATCTGGTCGAGGGCTGCCTGATCGCCGGCTTCGCCATGGGCGCCCACGCCGCCTACATCTACGTCCGCGGCGAGTTCATCCGCGAGCGCGAGCGCCTGCAGGCGGCGATCGACCAGGCCTACGACGCCGGCTACCTCGGCAAGAACGCCTGCGGCTCGGGCTGGGACATGGACGTCTACGTCCACCACGGTGCCGGCGCCTACATCTGCGGCGAGGAGACCGCGCTGCTCGAGAGCCTCGAGGGCAAGAAGGGCCAGCCGCGCCTGAAGCCGCCGTTCCCGGCCAACGTCGGCCTCTACGGCTGCCCGACCACGGTCAACAACGTCGAGTCGATCGCCGTCGCGCCGACCATCCTGCGCCGCGGCGCGGCATGGTTCTCCGCGCTCGGCCGGCCGAACAACGTCGGCACCAAGCTGTTCTGCGTCTCCGGACACGTCAACAAGCCGGCGACCTTCGAGGAGGAGCTCGGCATCCCGTTCCGCGAGATGATCGACCGCTACTGCGGCGGCATCCGCGGCGGCTGGGACAACCTGCTCGCCGTGATCCCGGGCGGCTCGTCGGTGCCCTGCGTCACCGCCGAGAACATCGTCGACGCGCCGATGGACTTCGACAGCCTGCGCAACCTCGGTTCGGGCCTCGGCACCGCCGCCGTGATCGTGATGGACAAGTCGACCGACATCGTGAAGGCGATCGCCCGGCTGTCGCACTTCTACAAGCACGAGAGCTGCGGCCAGTGCACGCCGTGCCGTGAGGGCACCGGCTGGATGTGGCGCGTGATGGAGCGCATGGCGGTCGGCAACGCCACCAAGCGCGAGATCGACATGCTGTTCCAGGTCACCAAGCAGGTGGAGGGGCACACGATCTGCGCCCTCGGCGACGCCGCGGCGTGGCCGATCCAGGGCCTGATCAAGAACTTCCGCCCGGTGATGGAAGCCCGCATCGACGCCTACGCCAAGGCGCACGCCGTGGCGGCGGAATGA
- a CDS encoding NADH-quinone oxidoreductase subunit C, translated as MSEALNGMAEAIRAALGADVVDLEVAFGDIGVTVPAERIVDVVRVLRDHPALRFVSIVDVCGVDYPSRDRRFDVVYHFLSPTRNARVRVKVATDEATPVPSICAEFPGADWFEREAYDLYGILFSGHPELRRLLTDYGFDGHPLRKDFPLTGFVEVRYDDEQKRVVYEPVRLNQEFRNFDFLSPWEGPDYVLPGDEKARQ; from the coding sequence ATGAGTGAAGCCCTGAACGGCATGGCGGAGGCGATCCGCGCGGCGCTCGGCGCCGACGTCGTCGACCTCGAGGTCGCCTTCGGCGACATCGGCGTCACGGTCCCGGCCGAGCGCATCGTCGACGTGGTCCGGGTCCTCCGCGACCACCCGGCGCTCCGCTTCGTCTCGATCGTCGACGTCTGCGGCGTCGACTATCCGAGCCGCGACCGCCGCTTCGACGTCGTCTACCACTTCCTGTCCCCGACGAGGAACGCACGCGTCCGCGTCAAGGTCGCGACCGACGAGGCGACGCCGGTGCCGTCGATCTGCGCCGAGTTCCCGGGGGCCGACTGGTTCGAGCGCGAGGCCTACGACCTCTACGGCATCCTGTTCTCCGGCCACCCGGAGCTCCGGCGCCTCCTGACCGACTACGGTTTCGACGGCCACCCGCTGCGCAAGGACTTCCCGCTCACCGGCTTCGTCGAGGTCCGCTACGACGACGAGCAGAAGCGCGTCGTCTACGAGCCCGTCCGCCTCAACCAGGAATTCCGCAACTTCGACTTCCTGTCGCCCTGGGAAGGTCCGGACTACGTACTGCCGGGCGACGAAAAGGCGAGGCAGTAG
- the nuoI gene encoding NADH-quinone oxidoreductase subunit NuoI, translated as MRLDAVAKSLLLKEFVSGFFLAMRYFFKPKPTINYPFEKGPVSPRFRGEHALRRYPNGEERCIACKLCEAICPAQAITIEAGPRRNDGTRRTTRYDIDMVKCIYCGFCQEACPVDAIVEGPNFEFATETREELYYDKEKLLANGDRWEREIARNIAMDAPYR; from the coding sequence ATGAGACTCGACGCCGTCGCCAAGTCGCTGCTGTTGAAGGAGTTCGTGTCCGGGTTCTTCCTGGCCATGCGCTACTTCTTCAAGCCGAAGCCGACCATCAACTATCCCTTCGAGAAGGGGCCGGTGTCGCCGCGCTTCCGCGGCGAGCACGCGCTGCGCCGCTATCCGAACGGCGAGGAGCGCTGCATCGCCTGCAAGCTCTGCGAGGCGATCTGCCCGGCCCAGGCGATCACGATCGAGGCCGGCCCGCGCCGCAACGACGGCACGCGGCGCACGACCCGATACGACATCGACATGGTCAAGTGCATCTACTGCGGCTTCTGCCAGGAAGCCTGCCCGGTGGATGCCATCGTCGAGGGCCCGAACTTCGAGTTCGCGACCGAGACGCGCGAAGAGCTCTACTACGACAAGGAAAAGCTCCTGGCGAACGGCGACCGGTGGGAACGCGAGATCGCGCGCAACATCGCGATGGACGCACCCTACCGGTGA
- the nuoK gene encoding NADH-quinone oxidoreductase subunit NuoK, with translation MVIGLSHYLSVAAILFTLGILGIFLNRKNVIVILMSVELILLAVNLNLVAFSTHLGDLVGQVFALFILTVAAAEAAIGLAILVVFFRNRGSIAVEDINMMKG, from the coding sequence ATGGTCATCGGTCTCTCGCACTACCTCTCGGTCGCTGCGATCCTGTTCACCCTCGGGATCCTCGGCATCTTCCTCAACCGGAAGAACGTGATCGTCATCCTGATGTCGGTCGAGCTGATCCTGCTCGCGGTGAACCTCAACCTGGTCGCCTTCTCCACCCATCTCGGCGACCTCGTCGGACAGGTGTTCGCCCTGTTCATCCTGACCGTCGCCGCCGCCGAGGCGGCGATCGGCCTCGCGATCCTGGTCGTGTTCTTCCGCAACCGCGGCTCGATCGCGGTCGAAGACATCAACATGATGAAGGGCTGA
- the nuoE gene encoding NADH-quinone oxidoreductase subunit NuoE, with translation MSVRRLHAEQPESFAFNAENAAWARTVIARYPAGRQASAVIPLLWRGQEQEGWVTKPMIEAIADMLGMAYIRVLEVATFYTMFQLSPVGKKAHIQVCGTTPCQLRGAEELIAICKSRIAPHAHELDADGSFSWEEVECLGACVNAPMVQVFKDTYEDLTPESFEALIDGFAAGNPPTPGPQNGRQYAAPEGGENTLLDAALYDGSAIGLHRAYAREEPKPEEKKPA, from the coding sequence ATGTCGGTGCGCAGACTGCACGCGGAACAGCCGGAGAGCTTCGCCTTCAATGCGGAGAACGCGGCCTGGGCACGGACCGTGATCGCGCGCTATCCGGCGGGGCGCCAGGCCTCGGCGGTGATCCCGCTGCTCTGGCGCGGCCAGGAGCAGGAGGGCTGGGTCACCAAGCCGATGATCGAGGCGATCGCGGACATGCTCGGCATGGCCTACATCCGCGTCCTCGAGGTCGCGACCTTCTATACGATGTTCCAACTGTCGCCGGTGGGGAAGAAGGCGCACATCCAGGTCTGCGGCACCACGCCGTGCCAGCTGCGCGGCGCCGAGGAGCTGATCGCGATCTGCAAGTCGCGCATCGCCCCGCACGCCCACGAACTCGACGCCGACGGGTCGTTCTCCTGGGAGGAGGTCGAGTGCCTCGGTGCCTGCGTGAACGCCCCGATGGTGCAGGTCTTCAAGGACACCTACGAAGACCTGACGCCGGAGAGCTTCGAGGCGCTGATCGACGGCTTCGCGGCGGGCAACCCGCCGACGCCGGGGCCGCAGAACGGCCGCCAGTACGCGGCGCCGGAGGGCGGCGAGAACACGCTGCTCGACGCCGCGCTCTACGACGGTTCGGCGATCGGTCTCCACCGGGCCTACGCCCGCGAGGAGCCGAAGCCGGAAGAGAAGAAGCCGGCCTGA
- the nuoH gene encoding NADH-quinone oxidoreductase subunit NuoH: MNFWSDILWPVIVIAAQSVLLLVVLLVLVAYLLYADRKIWAAVQIRRGPNVVGPFGLFQSFADLLKFVLKEPVIPSGASKGLFLLAPLVTTTLALLAWAVVPVADGWVVADINVGILFIFAISSLSVYGIIIGGWASNSKYPFLSALRSAAQMVSYEVSIGFVIITVLLCAGSLNLTDIVKSQETGLATMIGLPWLSFLNWYWLPLFPMFVIFFISALAETNRPPFDLVEAESELVAGFMVEYGSTPYMMFMLGEYVAIVTMCALTTILFMGGWLPIVDLPPFNWIPGVIWFTAKTCFVFFFIAMAKAMVPRYRYDQLMRLGWKVFLPLSLAMVLIVAGVLQVTGWAG; this comes from the coding sequence ATGAACTTCTGGTCCGACATCCTCTGGCCCGTCATCGTGATCGCCGCGCAGAGCGTCCTGCTCCTGGTGGTGCTCCTGGTGCTGGTCGCCTACCTGCTCTACGCCGACCGCAAGATCTGGGCGGCCGTGCAGATCCGCCGCGGGCCCAACGTGGTCGGGCCGTTCGGCCTGTTCCAGTCCTTCGCCGACCTCCTGAAGTTCGTGCTGAAGGAACCCGTGATCCCGTCCGGCGCGTCCAAGGGCCTGTTCCTGCTGGCGCCCTTGGTGACGACGACGCTGGCGCTGCTCGCCTGGGCGGTGGTGCCGGTCGCGGACGGCTGGGTGGTCGCCGACATCAACGTCGGCATCCTGTTCATCTTCGCGATCTCGTCGCTGTCGGTCTACGGCATCATCATCGGCGGCTGGGCGTCCAACTCGAAGTATCCCTTCCTGTCGGCGCTGCGCTCGGCGGCGCAGATGGTGTCCTACGAGGTGTCGATCGGCTTCGTGATCATCACGGTGCTGCTGTGCGCCGGCTCGCTGAACCTGACGGACATCGTCAAGAGCCAGGAGACCGGCCTCGCCACCATGATCGGGCTGCCGTGGCTGTCGTTCCTGAACTGGTACTGGCTGCCGCTCTTCCCGATGTTCGTGATCTTCTTCATCTCGGCGCTCGCCGAGACGAACCGCCCGCCGTTCGACCTCGTCGAGGCCGAGTCGGAGCTGGTCGCGGGCTTCATGGTCGAATACGGCTCGACGCCGTACATGATGTTCATGCTCGGCGAGTACGTGGCGATCGTCACCATGTGCGCGCTGACCACGATCCTGTTCATGGGCGGCTGGCTGCCGATCGTCGACCTGCCGCCGTTCAACTGGATCCCGGGCGTGATCTGGTTCACCGCCAAGACCTGCTTCGTCTTCTTCTTCATCGCGATGGCGAAGGCGATGGTGCCCCGCTACCGCTACGACCAGCTGATGCGCCTCGGCTGGAAGGTGTTCCTGCCGCTGTCGCTGGCGATGGTCCTGATCGTCGCCGGTGTCCTGCAGGTCACCGGCTGGGCGGGCTGA
- a CDS encoding NADH-quinone oxidoreductase subunit J — translation MIQALFFYIFAAITVASAVMVISARNPVHSVLFLILAFVNAAGLFMLAGAEFLAMMLIVVYVGAVAVLFLFVVMMLDVDFAELRQGFLQYLPVGMLVGIVFLAELLMVVGGFTFAPDAMTSAVAPIPDPTQVSNVQALGEIIYTRYVFYFEAAGMVLLVAMIGAIVLTLRHRPNIKRQDISVQVARTRSTAIEIKKVEPGRGL, via the coding sequence ATGATCCAGGCTCTGTTCTTCTACATCTTCGCGGCGATCACCGTCGCTTCGGCGGTCATGGTGATCTCCGCCCGGAACCCCGTTCACTCGGTGCTGTTCCTGATCCTCGCCTTCGTCAACGCGGCGGGGCTGTTCATGCTCGCCGGCGCCGAGTTCCTGGCGATGATGCTGATCGTCGTCTACGTCGGCGCGGTGGCGGTGCTGTTCCTGTTCGTGGTGATGATGCTCGACGTCGACTTCGCCGAGTTGCGCCAGGGCTTCCTGCAGTACCTGCCCGTCGGCATGCTGGTCGGCATCGTGTTCCTCGCCGAGCTTCTGATGGTGGTCGGCGGCTTCACCTTCGCGCCGGACGCGATGACGTCGGCGGTGGCGCCTATCCCGGACCCGACGCAGGTATCCAACGTGCAGGCGCTCGGCGAGATCATCTACACCCGCTACGTGTTCTACTTCGAGGCCGCGGGCATGGTGCTGTTGGTCGCCATGATCGGCGCCATCGTGCTGACGCTGCGCCACCGGCCGAACATCAAGCGCCAGGACATCTCGGTCCAGGTCGCCCGGACGCGTTCCACCGCCATCGAGATCAAGAAGGTCGAGCCGGGCCGCGGCCTCTGA